The genomic DNA CAAATCAACACGAGAAACATCGGAACAAGATCTGTTTAAAAAAGCGACGTTCCATCTTGATCGGATGATGTCATACGGCATTACAACGATGGAAGCGAAAAGCGGCTACGGTCTTGACTATGAAACTGAGATGAAACAAATGCGTGTGGCCAATCGATTGAAAGCATCGCACAAAATGGATATGGTATCGACGTTTCTCGGGGCTCATGCGATACCAGAGGAATATAAGGGAGACCCTGATGGCTTCTTAGATGAAATGGCTGCCATGCTCCCGGAAATTAAAGAAAAACAACTGGCCGAATATGTTGATATCTTTTGTGAAACCGGTGTATTTAGTGTTGAACAGTCACGGAACTTTTTAGAAAAAGCAAAAGCGACAGGCTTTAACGTCAAAATTCATGCCGATGAAATTGACCCGCTTGGCGGAGCGGAATTGGCTGCTAAACTAGGAGCGATCTCAGCTGATCATCTTGTCGGTACATCTGATAAAGGCATGAAAATGCTTGCTGAAAATAGTGTCATTGCAACGTTGCTTCCAGGAACATCATTTTATCTTGGTAAAGAAAACCATGCCCGGGCAAGAGATATGATTGAAGCTGGTACGGCGGTTGCGCTATCGACTGATTTTAACCCGGGAAGTTCGGTGACAGAAAATCTGCAATTCATTATGAATCTCGCTGCTTTGAATCTGAAAATGACGCCTGAAGAAATTTGGCATGCGGTGACCGT from Tuberibacillus sp. Marseille-P3662 includes the following:
- the hutI gene encoding imidazolonepropionase; the encoded protein is MDRDDGPVKGKDMSQLDVIADGAIAVKDGQVLAVGTTTDLNYFQAKKRIDCKGKLVTPGLVEPHTHLVFGGSREHEMALKQQGVPYLDILKQGGGILSTVKSTRETSEQDLFKKATFHLDRMMSYGITTMEAKSGYGLDYETEMKQMRVANRLKASHKMDMVSTFLGAHAIPEEYKGDPDGFLDEMAAMLPEIKEKQLAEYVDIFCETGVFSVEQSRNFLEKAKATGFNVKIHADEIDPLGGAELAAKLGAISADHLVGTSDKGMKMLAENSVIATLLPGTSFYLGKENHARARDMIEAGTAVALSTDFNPGSSVTENLQFIMNLAALNLKMTPEEIWHAVTVNAANAIGRGDQAGKIAVGRNADIVIWDADNYLYIPYHYGVNHVNTVFKSGEKVFERGGLIG